One region of Oryza glaberrima chromosome 7, OglaRS2, whole genome shotgun sequence genomic DNA includes:
- the LOC127778396 gene encoding ninja-family protein Os07g0602900 — MAASRDFLGGFGGEVGGAAVAGEKGGGESDEIELSLGLSLGGCFGADLAREFKKPRLVRSSSIASICSLPGGGGGGAGGDDVATAAPAPAPLMRTSSLPTETEEERWRRREMQSLKRLEAKRKRLERRNSMNSGRSAGGGGRDDGQDAMYPTGFQLRRSVVSQGSTSSCMPEQGVGVSAEAMDTSSSDNASCQNKPLPPTASSGGGGGGRPPANGSMKEQPPLRTLRSLTMRTTSTGDLRKSMMEDMPMVSSRVDGPNGRKIDGFLYKYRKGEEVRIVCVCHGNFLTPAEFVKHAGGGDVTNPLRHIVVNPSPSVFL, encoded by the exons ATGGCGGCGTCGAGGGATTTCTTGGGCGGGTTCGGCGgggaggtgggcggcgcggcggtggcgggggagaagggcggcggcgagtccgACGAGATCGAGCTCAGCTTGGGGCTGTCGCTGGGCGGCTGCTTCGGCGCCGACCTGGCGAGGGAGTTCAAGAAGCCGAGGCTGGTGAGGTCGTCGTCCATCGCGTCAATCTGCTCgctgcccggcggcggcggcggcggcgcgggcggcgacgacgtggccaccgcggcgccggcgccggcgccgctgatGCGGACCAGCTCGCTCCCCACGGAGACcgaggaggagcggtggcgccgccgcgagaTGCAGAGCCTGAAGCGGCTCGAGGCCAAGCGCAAGCGCCTCGAGCGCCGCAACTCCATGAACTCCGGCAggtccgccggcggcggcggccgggacgaCGGCCAGGACGCGATGTACCCCACCGGGTTCCAGCTCCGGCGATCCGTCGTGTCGCAGGGGAGCACCTCGTCGTGCATGCCAGAGCAAG GTGTTGGTGTTAGTGCTGAAGCCATGGACACATCATCTTCAGACAATGCTAGTTGTCAAAACAAACCCCTTCCCCCGACGGcgtcgtcgggcggcggcggaggagggaggccgcCGGCGAACGGCAGCATGAAGGAGCAGCCGCCGCTGCGGACGCTCCGGTCGCTGACGATGCGGACGACGAGCACCGGCGACCTGAGGAAGAGCATGATGGAGGACATGCCGATGGTGTCGTCCAGGGTGGATGGCCCCAATGGCCGGAAGATCGACGGGTTCCTGTACAAGTACAGGAAAGGCGAGGAGGTGAGGATCGTGTGCGTCTGCCACGGCAACTTCCTGACGCCGGCGGAGTTCGTgaagcacgccggcggcggcgacgtcacCAACCCGCTCAGGCACATCGTCGTCAACCCCTCGCCGTCGGTGTTCTTGTGA
- the LOC127780129 gene encoding glycerophosphodiester phosphodiesterase GDPD6-like — MASPWVAMMVLVWCAASGGGVAAARPLVGGGGAVGTPKAPLQTSRPFNIAHRGSNGELPEETAAAYMRAIDEGADFIEADVTATKDGHLVCFHDTTLDATTDVADHPEFASRRRTLEVQWTNVTGFFITDFTLAELKTLRSKQRYAFRDRSYNGGESSRIITFDEFIDIAAGAASRVVGIYPEIKNPVFVNRQVRWRDGKKFEDKFVAALKRRGYGGRYRSPAWAARPVFIQSFAPTSLVYAAGLTDSPMVLLVDDTTVRTEDTSQSYDEVTSDEHLDYMREYVVGVGPWKDTVVPPTTDNKLAAPTDLVARAHARGLQVHPYTYRNENQFLHFNFRQDPYAEYDYWINDVGVDGLFTDFPASLRRYQEWTTAGRKG, encoded by the exons ATGGCCTCTCCGT GGGTGGCGATGATGGTGCTTGTCTGgtgcgcggcgagcggcggcggcgtcgcggcggcgcggccgttggtcggtggaggaggagcggtggGGACGCCGAAGGCGCCGCTGCAGACGTCGCGGCCGTTCAACATCGCGCACCGGGGGTCGAACGGCGAGCTCCccgaggagacggcggcggcgtacatGCGCGCCATCGACGAGGGCGCCGACTTCATCGAGGCCGACGTGACGGCGACCAAGGACGGCCACCTCGTCTGCTTCCACGACACCACCCTCGACGCCACCACCGACGTCGCCGACCACCCCGAGTTCGCCTCCCGCCGTCGCACCCTCGAGGTCCAGTGGACCAACGTCACCGGCTTCTTCATCA CCGATTTCACCCTGGCCGAGCTCAAGACGCTGAGATCCAAGCAGAGGTACGCGTTCCGGGACAGGTCCTACAACGGCGGCGAGTCGTCGCGGATCATCACGTTCGACGAGTTCATCGACatcgcggcgggcgcggcgtcgAGGGTGGTGGGCATCTACCCGGAGATCAAGAACCCGGTGTTCGTCAACCGGCAGGTGCGGTGGCGCGACGGCAAGAAGTTCGAGGACAAGTTCGTGGCGGCGCTCAAGCGTcgcggctacggcggccggTACAGGTCGCcggcgtgggcggcgcggccggtgtTCATCCAGTCGTTCGCCCCGACGTCGCTCGTCTACGCCGCCGGCCTCACCGACTCCCCCATGGTGCTCCTCGTCGACGACACCACGGTGCGCACCGAGGACACGAGCCAGTCCTACGACGAGGTGACCTCGGACGAACACCTCGACTACATGAGGGAGtacgtcgtcggcgtcgggccGTGGAAGGACACGGTGGTGCCGCCGACGACGGACAACAAGCTGGCGGCGCCGACGGACCTCGTCGCGAGGGCGCACGCCAGGGGCTTGCAG GTTCACCCCTACACGTACCGGAACGAGAACCAGTTCCTGCACTTCAACTTCCGGCAGGATCCGTACGCCGAGTACGACTACTGGATCAacgacgtcggcgtcgacggcctCTTCACCGACTTTCCGGCGAGCCTCCGCCGCTACCAGGAGTGGACCACCGCCGGGAGGAAGGGCTGA
- the LOC127779762 gene encoding LRR receptor-like serine/threonine-protein kinase RPK2 codes for MRRRPPPPPPPLLPMATLTTQTLLTLFLLLLLAAAAAAADAGGGGEREALLRFKAGVASDPGGLLRGWTTAASPDHCAWPGVSCGGNGEVVALNVSSSPGRRLAGALSPAVAALRGLRVLALPSHALSGQLPAAIWSLRRLLVLDLSGNRLQGEIPPALACAGLQTLDLSYNQLNGSVPASLGALPGLRRLSLASNRLGGAIPDELGGAGCRSLQYLDLSGNLLVGGIPRSLGNCSKLEALLLSSNLLDDVIPPEIGRLRNLRALDVSRNSLSGSVPAELGGCVELSVLVLSNPYTPIGGSNSSDYGDVDDFNYFQGGIPDAVVALPKLRVLWAPRATLEGELPRNWSACQSLEMINLGENLFSGGIPNGLVECSHLKFLNLSSNKLTGAIDPSLTVPCMDVFDVSGNRFSGAMPVFEQKGCSSSQLPFDDLVSEYSSFFSYQALAGFRSSSFVLGTDLTSYHSFAQNNFTGPVKSLPLAADKLGMQGSYAFLADGNNIAGQLQPDLFSKCNSSRGFIVDVSNNLITGGIPVEIGSLCSSLVVLGVAGNQLSGLIPTSIGQLNYLISLDLSRNHLGGEIPTSVKNLPNLERLSLGHNFLNGTIPTEINQLHSLKVLDLSSNLLTGEIPGALADLRNLTALLLDNNKLTGKIPSAFAKSMSLTMFNLSFNNLSGPVPANSNTVRCDSVIGNPLLQSCHMYTLAVPSAAQQGRGLNSNDYNDTSSADSQNQGGSNSFNAIEIASITSATAIVSVLLALIVLFIYTRKCAPRMSGHSSRRREVITFQDIGVPITYETVVRATGSFNASNCIGSGGFGATYKAEISPGVLVAIKRLSVGRFQGVQQFHAEIKTLGRLRHPNLVTLVGYHLGESEMFLIYNYLPGGNLERFIQERSKRPVDWKMLHKIALDIAKALAYLHDTCVPRILHRDVKPSNILLDTEYNAYLSDFGLARLLGNSETHATTGVAGTFGYVAPEYAMTCRVSDKADVYSYGVVLMELISDKKALDPSFSPYGNGFNIVAWACMLLRQGRAREFFIDGLWDVGPHDDLVETLHLAVMCTVDSLSVRPTMKQVVQRLKQLQPPIREHR; via the coding sequence ATGCGACggcggcccccgccgccgccgcctcctcttctccccatGGCCACCCTCACCACCCAAACCCTACtcactctcttcctcctcctgctgctcgctgctgctgccgccgcggccgacgccggtggtggtggtgagaggGAGGCGCTGCTGAGGTTCAAGGCGGGGGTGGCCTCCGACCCGGGGGGGTTGCTCCGGgggtggacgacggcggcgtcgcccgaCCACTGCGCCTGGCCCGGGGTGTCgtgcggcggcaacggcgaggtCGTGGCGCTCAACGTCTCGTCCTCCccgggccgccgcctcgcgggGGCGCTGtccccggcggtggcggcgctgcggggGCTCCGCGTGCTGGCGCTCCCTTCCCACGCGCTCTCCGGCCAGCTCCCCGCCGCGATCTGgtcgctccgccgcctcctcgtgctCGACCTCTCCGGAAACCGCCTCCAGGGGGAGATCCCGCCCGCGCTGGCCTGCGCGGGGCTCCAGACGCTGGACCTCTCCTACAATCAGCTCAACGGCTCCGTGCCCGCCTCGCTCGGCGCGCTCCCGGGGCTGCGCCGCCTGTCTCTGGCCTCCAACCGCCTCGGCGGCGCCATCCccgacgagctcggcggcgctGGGTGCCGCAGCCTGCAGTACCTTGACCTCTCCGGCAACCTGCTCGTCGGTGGCATCCCACGGAGCTTGGGGAACTGCAGTAAGCTGGAGGCGCTTTTGCTGTCCTCCAACCTGTTGGATGACGTCATCCCGCCGGAGATTGGCCGGCTAAGGAATTTGCGGGCGTTGGATGTGTCGAGGAACAGTTTGAGCGGGTCTGTGCCAGCTGAGCTTGGTGGTTGCGTTGAGCTGTCGGTACTCGTGCTGTCCAATCCGTATACGCCGATTGGTGGGTCGAATTCGTCGGATTATGGGGATGTCGATGATTTTAACTACTTCCAAGGAGGAATACCAGATGCTGTTGTCGCGTTGCCGAAGCTGAGGGTGCTGTGGGCGCCGAGGGCTACACTGGAGGGGGAGTTGCCACGTAATTGGAGCGCTTGCCAGAGCTTGGAGATGATCAATTTGGGGGAGAATTTGTTCTCCGGCGGTATTCCTAATGGGCTGGTGGAATGCAGCCATCTAAAGTTCTTGAATCTGAGCTCAAACAAGTTGACAGGTGCCATTGATCCATCACTCACAGTGCCTTGCATGGATGTATTTGATGTCAGTGGAAACCGGTTCTCTGGCGCAATGCCAGTGTTCGAGCAAAAGGGATGCTCTTCATCTCAGCTCCCATTTGACGACTTGGTGTCAGAGtattcttcctttttttcataTCAGGCGCTTGCTGGATTTCGTTCGTCCTCATTTGTCTTGGGCACGGATTTGACTAGTTACCACAGTTTTGCCCAGAACAATTTTACTGGACCAGTGAAATCGTTGCCGCTTGCTGCGGATAAACTGGGGATGCAAGGGTCCTATGCTTTTCTGGCTGATGGGAACAATATTGCTGGACAGTTGCAACCTGACCTATTCAGCAAGTGCAACAGCTCAAGGGGTTTCATTGTGGACGTCAGCAACAACTTGATAACTGGCGGGATTCCAGTCGAGATTGGCTCATTGTGCAGCTCTCTAGTCGTTCTTGGTGTTGCTGGTAATCAGCTCTCTGGTTTGATACCAACAAGTATCGGGCAATTGAATTATCTTATCAGCTTGGATTTGAGTAGGAACCATCTTGGTGGTGAAATTCCTACTTCCGTGAAGAACCTGCCAAACTTAGAGCGCCTCTCTTTGGGCCATAACTTTCTCAATGGTACCATTCCAACCGAGATTAATCAGCTGCACTCTCTGAAGGTTCTGGACCTGTCCTCAAACCTCCTCACAGGAGAGATCCCTGGTGCCCTTGCTGATTTGAGAAATCTCACTGCCCTACTCCTTGACAACAATAAACTTACCGGGAAGATACCTTCTGCATTCGCTAAATCAATGTCACTTACCATGTTCAACTTGTCATTTAACAATTTGTCTGGTCCAGTGCCAGCAAATAGCAACACAGTTCGGTGTGATAGCGTTATTGGGAATCCTTTATTACAATCATGTCATATGTATACCCTGGCTGTCCCATCAGCTGCACAGCAGGGCCGTGGTTTGAACTCCAATGACTATAATGATACATCATCTGCGGATTCACAGAATCAAGGAGGAAGCAATTCATTCAATGCAATTGAAATAGCTTCGATAACTTCTGCAACGGCCATTGTTTCTGTCCTTCTTGCTCTGATTGTGCTCTTTATTTACACAAGGAAGTGTGCTCCCCGAATGTCAGGTCACTCATCTCGAAGAAGAGAAGTTATAACTTTCCAAGACATCGGAGTGCCAATCACTTATGAGACTGTTGTTCGAGCAACTGGGAGTTTCAATGCGAGCAATTGCATTGGAAGTGGGGGCTTTGGAGCCACTTATAAAGCTGAAATTTCACCTGGAGTGTTGGTAGCTATAAAGAGGCTCTCTGTTGGGAGATTCCAAGGTGTTCAACAGTTTCATGCTGAGATTAAAACTCTGGGGAGATTAAGGCATCCAAACCTGGTTACCTTAGTAGGATACCATCTTGGTGAGTCTGAAATGTTTCTCATATATAACTACTTGCCTGGAGGAAATCTTGAGAGGTTTATTCAGGAGAGATCAAAGAGACCTGTTGACTGGAAGATGCTCCACAAGATTGCTTTGGACATTGCAAAAGCACTTGCTTATCTGCATGATACTTGTGTTCCTCGTATCCTTCACCGTGATGTGAAACCAAGCAACATTTTGTTGGACACCGAGTATAATGCTTATCTCTCAGACTTCGGACTGGCAAGGCTCTTGGGAAATTCAGAAACCCATGCAACCACTGGTGTAGCTGGGACTTTTGGATATGTTGCTCCAGAATATGCTATGACATGCCGTGTTTCAGATAAAGCCGATGTGTATAGCTATGGTGTTGTACTGATGGAGTTAATATCAGACAAGAAAGCCTTGGATCCGTCATTTTCTCCTTATGGTAATGGGTTTAACATAGTTGCTTGGGCTTGCATGCTTCTTCGTCAAGGCCGCGCTCGTGAATTCTTTATTGATGGCCTGTGGGATGTGGGTCCGCATGATGACTTAGTAGAGACATTGCATTTAGCAGTGATGTGCACTGTTGATTCACTCTCTGTACGACCAACTATGAAGCAGGTCGTTCAACGGCTAAAGCAACTTCAGCCACCAATCCGAGAACACCGATGA